AACGCTCGACGCTTACTGCAGTTTATGACGGGATACTCTCCCGGCTGGGCGGCCTCTGGATTAGCTGGAATGGTGAAAGCACGGTTATCTCTCAGGATGCGTCAAGACCCTGCGATGTGCAGCAGCACGATCGGTATGAGACCGTGACCTTCCCCTATACGCCGGGCGAGCTTAATGAGGGATATCATAATTACATTCATAAAGGGCTCTGGCCTGTTTTCCACCAGCGTCCGGACATGGCCCGTTTTTCGGCCAATGGCTTTCAGGAATACAAAAACATTAATAAAGCCTATGCGCGGGCCATCTGCGAAAATGCCACACCAGACGATGTTATCTGGATTCAGGATTATCACCTGCTGGGCTGTGCCCGCTACATCCGCGAAGAGGGCCTGCCCAATTCAGTCGGCATCTTTCTGCATCAGCCTTTCCCGGCTGGAAGAATGTTTGAAACCATACCCGAGTGGCGCTGGTTTACAGAGTCACTGCTGTGTTGTGACCTGATTGGTTTTCAGACCGTGCAGGATATGAATAACTTCCTCGTCTGGCTGGAGAGCGAATTCCGGCTGGAGCGGCTGGAAGCGCACAGCTTTCGTATTCATGGCCGGATCATCAACGTTGGTGTGTTCCCGGTCGGGATCGACCTCGACGATGTTGAGTCTCTGCGTGAGAGTAACAGCTGCGCCTTTATGGAAATGCAGTGCCGCGAAAGTCTGCCAGAAAATAGCGTGCTGAGCGGCGGTCATCTTGATGAGAGTTCAGGACTGCCTTATCGAATCAGCACGCTGGAGGTGCTGCTGCGGAGGCATGATTGTTACCAGAAAAATATTACGCTGTTGCAGCTCGCGCCGCCGGCAGCCGGACACGCACATGATGCGTTACAACTCGGTCACGCTCTGGAAGCGCTATGTGGAGAACTTAATGGTGTGCATGGCACCATGAACTGGTATCCGGTGAACTATCTGACTCACGCTTACAGCCGGGAAGAGCAGGCCGGTATCTATCGTGCCTCACGCGTTGCGCTGGTCACGCCGCTCATGGCGGGCATGAGCCTGATGGCCAAAATGTACGTCGCACTGCAGGACCCGAAAAATCCCGGGGTGCTAATCCTGTCGCAGTTTGCCGGTGCCGCCGGGCAGATGGAAGGTGCCATCATCGTCAATCCTTATGATCCTGATGCAATGGCCAGTGCGGTCCATCGCGCCCTGCAGATGCCTTTACACGAACGGCGCTGTCTGCATGCCCGTCTGATGAAAGGCCTGCATATGCACAACAGCCATCACTGGGCTGCATCATTTTTGCGGATGCTGAACAACGTGCCTGCTGACCCGGAAGCGTTGCCGCCGCAGGCGGCTTTTCCACGACTGAGCAGTAGCCGCGCGAGGTACTGATTTTCAGTCAGGATAAAAGTCTTTCAAAAGACGGTGCTGGAGAAGATAAAGCCTGTCTCATCATTTCCTGATATGACTCCCGGACTGTCGCAACCGTTCGTTAATGGCGATCAGTTCAGGGAGATCTTCTGGCGTTAACAGATCAAGAAAATTTCGTCGCACACTTGCAGCGTGCACCGGTCGTGCTTTGTCGAGGAGCAGGCGACCCTCGTCGGTAATGCTTACCGAAATACCTGATGGACTGTTACGGTTTCGGTGTAAAAGGCCCCGTGAAGACATACGTGAAAGCTGGTGTGAAAGCCGGGACTTGTCCCACTCAATGTATTCCTGTAGTTCACGCTGAAGGAGTCCTGCATGCGGATTTTTGCTGAGCTCCATGAGAATCATGAAATCCGGACCGGACAAGCCGGTGGCTTCACTGATATCCCTGGCGATACGCCCCGTGATAATGGCTGCCAGTCGGCGATATCCGCGCCATGCCAGCCACTCTTCGTCTGAAATCTCAGTAGAATTCTTCATTTAACCTGTCCTGATGTTGATGTATCAACTTTGTGGTTATAGAGTATACGATTTACTGCATTGAGAAAAATCATGCCTGACAACATTTCTATTGCCATTATCGGCGGGGGCCCTGCAGGACTCACTGCGGCAGTCATACTCGAGCAGAATGGCTTTGACGTCACAGTATTTGAGGAAGCGTCCGCTGACTCTGAGCGGAGTCAGGGTGGATCACTGGATTTGCATCCTGATAGTGGTCAGGAAGCACTGCGCAAAGCTGGCTTACTCCAGCAGTTCAGGAAAATTGCAAGGCATGAAGATCAGCAAAGCCGAATGATTAACCACCGTACCGGAGAAACGGAGGAGGATACACACACGCCGGAAGGTGAAATAGATAAACCTGAGATTGATCGCGGCGAGCTAAAAAATCTTCTTCAGGGGGCACTATCACCCAAAACCATTCAATGGGGTCATAAACTTCATTATGTGGATTATGGCCTGAAAAAAAATCATGGACTGATGTTCCGAAACGGCAGCCGCTATGAAGCTGACATTGTTATTGGAGCCGACGGGGCCTGGTCACGGGTCAGAGCTTATCTTACGCCCGAACGCCCACGCTATTCGGGCATAACCTTTTTTGAGGGGTGGATTAATCAACCCTCACGACGAATCGATAGTATTGCAGGAAAAGGAACCGCTTTCAGTTTTGGCGGCTCTGAGGCTCTGATTACACAACGTAATGGAGGCGGACGGATTTGCGGTTACGCGGCCATGAAGCGTGACATTGATGTTATCGATCACAATCTCGCGCGACAGGATATTTCCTCTTATGTACGCACAAGTTACCAGGGCTGGGATTCCTCCCTGCAGTCCGTCCTCAGCGCAACCGGTGAGTATGTCAGACGTCCGATTCATAGCCTGCCTGTGGATTTTGGCTGGGCACCGCGTCCGGGCATCACGCTTATCGGAGATGCGGCTCACCTGATGCCGCCTGTCGGCGTCGGCGTCAATCTGGCAATGCTTGATGCTTCTGATGTGGCCCTTGCTGTATGCGAAGCGTCGCACCCACTGAATGGTTTACGTCATGCGGAAAACCTCATCATGGAACGCGCACGCGACATTATGCCGGCGGCAATATCGGGATTTCAGGACTGGTTTAGCGAATAACAATAAACTGACAGGTCATACAGAGGTGAACTGGCATGCTATGAAAATTATCAAATCAACAACCGCTGAGGCTTAAGTCAGACATGAAACCAAACCTCAAAGCGTCGCCATCATTGACGGAAAATCACTCACCAGTTTATCCACGGCCAGTCTGACTTTCAGTGTGAGATGAGGCGTACGCGGCCATACCGCATAGACAGGCCAGCTTCCAGCCGACAGGTCTTTTAATATTTCTGTCAGGCTGCCAGTCGCAAGTTCTTCCCGTACAAGCCAGTAAGGTAGTGAGGCGATACCACCGCCAGCTACAGTAATGTCTCTGACCGCCTGCATATCATCCATTGTGAATCTGGCTGGCGGGATTAAATCTGTTATTTCATCCTTTTCATTTTTGATCCGCCACTTAAGAATGCGTCCGGAACGGATGTAAGCCACGGCGGCGTGCTGATTCAATTCATCCGGTGAAATCGGCTGGCCTGCATCCCGAAGATATTCAGGTGAGGCGCAGAAAACCATGCTATGAGAGCCAAGATACCGTGCGACAAGACTACTGCTGTCAGGCAGAACGCCGATTCTTACGGCCAGGTCAAATCCCTCATCCTGCAAATCCACTGGCCGATCGCTGAACGATATTTCCAGTTCAAGTCCGGGATGTTGTTTCGCCAGTGTCAAGAGGATGGGTGACACACACATTTGTCCAAGCAGAACCGGCACAGAAACTCTGAGTTTTCCGCTTACCTGAAGCTTACCGCCTTCCAGAATAGCTTCTGCCCTGTTGATCTCATCCAGCGCCCGACGGCAGGATTCATAATAGAGCGTGCCCTCAGCAGTCAGGCTCTGGCTGCGGGTTGTGCGGTTGAAAAGCGTAACGCCAAGCCTTTCTTCAAGTCGGGAAATGGTTTTAGCAACGGCTGAGCGTGTGACGTGCAGTTTTTGAGCTGCCTGCGAAAAACTCACCGACTCCGCGACAGCCACAAAAACAGGAATAGTATTCATCTCGCTTTTCATATTGTCGCCAATCAGGAATCAATAACCGGAAACACTATCTCCACTGTCAAATAAATAGCAATGCTAAAATCCTGACTATGAAATATTAACCGCAGGAACCACTATGAATCGCACAATGAAACGCTGGACATTAGACCAGCCTGGTCGTCAGAACCTGAAAATGATTTCAGCAGAGATCCCTCTGCCAGGGCAGAACGAAGTGCTCGTGCGGGTCAGCGCCGTTTCACTCAACTTCCGGGACAAGGTCATTATTGAAGGTGGAATGGGTAACGGGATGCCGATGCCTTTTACCCCAGGATCGGACATGGCCGGTGTGGTGGAGGCTGTAGGGCCGGGCACGACCCGCTTCAGTCCCGGAAAACGTGTTATCTCCACCTTTTTCCCGGACTGGATAGACGGAAAACTTCCCAACACTGCCAGAAATCCGCGCTACGACACCACAGGCTATGCGTTTCAGGGAGTACTTGCTGAATACGTGGTCATGAATGAAAGGTGGCTGGTTAAGTCACCGCAGTCGCTTTCTGATACGGAAGCCAGCACGCTGGTCTGTGCAGGCCTGACAGCCTGGTTTGCACTGGTTGAACGCGGAACGTTGCGGGCTGGCGAAACCGTACTGATTCAGGGAACCGGCGGCGTGGCGCTTTTTGCGTTACAGATTGCAAAAGCGGTTGGCGCTGAGGTGTTTATCACCTCATCCAGCGATGAGAAGCTGGAAGCTGCGAAGGCGCTCGGTGCCGATTACGGTATTAACCGTAAGAAGGAGGATTGGGTCGACGCGGTTCATCGTTTGACCGGCGAACGTGGCATCGACCACGTTATAGATACTGTAGGGGGAAGTAACGTTGCCGATTCTGTTCGTGCTGTGGCTTCTCATGGACGAGTTTCGCTGATCGGCATGATGGATAAAGACGATATCACTGTTTCCGGATCGATGCTGCTGCTTAAGTCACCCACGGTGCAGGGCATTGGTGTGGGTCACCGCCGTGCGCTTGAAGATCTCGTCAGGGCTGTTGACAGTATTAAACTGAAACCGGTTATCGATAAAAGGTACAGCTTCAGCGAACTTACGCAGGCACTGGATCAACTCGACAAGGGTGCGTTTGGAAAAATCGTTATCAATGTGGGCTGACCTTTATGAATCAGGTTACACACGGCGAGGGGGCGTAAACACTGGATTCGCCTGTTAACGATTAACTGGGGGGGGAAGAGAGAAATCGGCTCACGCTGAGCCGTTTCCCGGACTGAATCGTCAACTTTCAGCGTTGACTATTTATCGACTGCATCGGCCACCAGCTTTGCTGCACTGGCGAGTACGTCTTTACGTGTGGCCGCATCTTTATCGTGCTGTGTAAAGTAAGTGGTGAGGATGACAGGTGCGTGATTTTTTGGCCAGATAACGGCGATATCATTTGTAGAACCGTAGTCTCCACTGCCTGTTTTATCTGCCACAATCCAGTCGTCCGGAAGACCCGCTTTAATACTGTCAGAACCGGTAGTATTACCCTTCATCCAGTCTGAAAGTTTCGCTCGCTGCTCTTCCTTAAGCGCCGTACCCAGAAACACTTTTTTAAGGCTTTCAGCCATCGCTGAAGGTGTCGTTGTATCGCGCTCATCGCCGGGGATGGCGGTATTAAGCCCCGGCTCGTTTCTGTCCAGACGAAAATCCTTATCACCGATTGTCCGGGCGAAGTGCGTGGCCTGCTGCGGACCACCCAGATAGGAAAGGAGTTTATTCATCGCGGCGTTATCGCTGTATTGCAGCGCCGCTGCACTCAGCTCAGCGACTGACATATATGAGCCAATATGCTTCCGGGTAACAGGGTTATAATTTACCATGTCACTTTTACTAATATGAATTTTCTTATCAAGCAGATGAGGGTCACGTTCATTTTTCTTTAATATCGCTGCAACCGCCATCACTTTACTTGTGCTGCAGAGTGGAAATCTTTCATTGCCACGCCATGCATATTTCGAACCATCCGATGTGTCAATGACGGCCAGGCCGAGTCTTCCTCCTGATTTACTTTCAAGTATTTCAAGCTGGCTCGTCAGG
This DNA window, taken from Pantoea vagans, encodes the following:
- a CDS encoding alpha,alpha-trehalose-phosphate synthase (UDP-forming), whose translation is MSGLILVSHNQSQRSTLTAVYDGILSRLGGLWISWNGESTVISQDASRPCDVQQHDRYETVTFPYTPGELNEGYHNYIHKGLWPVFHQRPDMARFSANGFQEYKNINKAYARAICENATPDDVIWIQDYHLLGCARYIREEGLPNSVGIFLHQPFPAGRMFETIPEWRWFTESLLCCDLIGFQTVQDMNNFLVWLESEFRLERLEAHSFRIHGRIINVGVFPVGIDLDDVESLRESNSCAFMEMQCRESLPENSVLSGGHLDESSGLPYRISTLEVLLRRHDCYQKNITLLQLAPPAAGHAHDALQLGHALEALCGELNGVHGTMNWYPVNYLTHAYSREEQAGIYRASRVALVTPLMAGMSLMAKMYVALQDPKNPGVLILSQFAGAAGQMEGAIIVNPYDPDAMASAVHRALQMPLHERRCLHARLMKGLHMHNSHHWAASFLRMLNNVPADPEALPPQAAFPRLSSSRARY
- a CDS encoding MarR family winged helix-turn-helix transcriptional regulator, which gives rise to MKNSTEISDEEWLAWRGYRRLAAIITGRIARDISEATGLSGPDFMILMELSKNPHAGLLQRELQEYIEWDKSRLSHQLSRMSSRGLLHRNRNSPSGISVSITDEGRLLLDKARPVHAASVRRNFLDLLTPEDLPELIAINERLRQSGSHIRK
- a CDS encoding FAD-dependent oxidoreductase, whose translation is MPDNISIAIIGGGPAGLTAAVILEQNGFDVTVFEEASADSERSQGGSLDLHPDSGQEALRKAGLLQQFRKIARHEDQQSRMINHRTGETEEDTHTPEGEIDKPEIDRGELKNLLQGALSPKTIQWGHKLHYVDYGLKKNHGLMFRNGSRYEADIVIGADGAWSRVRAYLTPERPRYSGITFFEGWINQPSRRIDSIAGKGTAFSFGGSEALITQRNGGGRICGYAAMKRDIDVIDHNLARQDISSYVRTSYQGWDSSLQSVLSATGEYVRRPIHSLPVDFGWAPRPGITLIGDAAHLMPPVGVGVNLAMLDASDVALAVCEASHPLNGLRHAENLIMERARDIMPAAISGFQDWFSE
- a CDS encoding LysR family transcriptional regulator gives rise to the protein MKSEMNTIPVFVAVAESVSFSQAAQKLHVTRSAVAKTISRLEERLGVTLFNRTTRSQSLTAEGTLYYESCRRALDEINRAEAILEGGKLQVSGKLRVSVPVLLGQMCVSPILLTLAKQHPGLELEISFSDRPVDLQDEGFDLAVRIGVLPDSSSLVARYLGSHSMVFCASPEYLRDAGQPISPDELNQHAAVAYIRSGRILKWRIKNEKDEITDLIPPARFTMDDMQAVRDITVAGGGIASLPYWLVREELATGSLTEILKDLSAGSWPVYAVWPRTPHLTLKVRLAVDKLVSDFPSMMATL
- a CDS encoding zinc-dependent alcohol dehydrogenase family protein is translated as MNRTMKRWTLDQPGRQNLKMISAEIPLPGQNEVLVRVSAVSLNFRDKVIIEGGMGNGMPMPFTPGSDMAGVVEAVGPGTTRFSPGKRVISTFFPDWIDGKLPNTARNPRYDTTGYAFQGVLAEYVVMNERWLVKSPQSLSDTEASTLVCAGLTAWFALVERGTLRAGETVLIQGTGGVALFALQIAKAVGAEVFITSSSDEKLEAAKALGADYGINRKKEDWVDAVHRLTGERGIDHVIDTVGGSNVADSVRAVASHGRVSLIGMMDKDDITVSGSMLLLKSPTVQGIGVGHRRALEDLVRAVDSIKLKPVIDKRYSFSELTQALDQLDKGAFGKIVINVG
- the bla gene encoding class A beta-lactamase encodes the protein MVNFKVSLTSLLLIATAGCSVSACAAFNQQTLTSQLEILESKSGGRLGLAVIDTSDGSKYAWRGNERFPLCSTSKVMAVAAILKKNERDPHLLDKKIHISKSDMVNYNPVTRKHIGSYMSVAELSAAALQYSDNAAMNKLLSYLGGPQQATHFARTIGDKDFRLDRNEPGLNTAIPGDERDTTTPSAMAESLKKVFLGTALKEEQRAKLSDWMKGNTTGSDSIKAGLPDDWIVADKTGSGDYGSTNDIAVIWPKNHAPVILTTYFTQHDKDAATRKDVLASAAKLVADAVDK